The following coding sequences lie in one Synechococcus sp. PCC 7336 genomic window:
- a CDS encoding multicopper oxidase family protein, whose product MKQLRRRQFIALGTSAAGTLLLLQGRLFQSKAQPSSPSSTEDSAEEGLVEVFLEASYGTVNIGGQSAQLFSYNGQIPGPKIEARPGDTVRIRFSNNLPEPTNLHYHGLHVPPTGNADNVFLNIPSGEVFTYEFTIPDDHPGGTFYYHPHLHGWVARQVFGGLGGIFVIRGEMDEIPEIEAAREVFLFLKDFALDASGRVPAPHHMEQMLGREGPLVTVSGQSNLDLSIPRGGLLRLRLINASNARFYRLTLEDHPLYLIATDGISLSEPVELRELLLTPGERADVLVRGEREPGQYRLLDLPYNRGGMGMMGRGMGSGMMGPMGRGRMGPRMGPGTDFSSGGGTARTLATLTYRGQVESMALPRQLIPVEALPEPQTVRRFSLNHGMRPGMGMAFLINGYTFNHQRIDTRVSLNTVEDWEIANTGTMDHPFHLHTNPFQVISRDGRAEAFRAWKDTVLVRPGEVVRLRVRFADFPGKAVYHCHILDHEDLGMMGIIQMQGGN is encoded by the coding sequence ATGAAACAACTCAGACGCCGACAGTTCATAGCGCTCGGCACCAGTGCTGCTGGTACCCTCCTGCTGTTACAGGGGAGGTTGTTTCAGTCGAAAGCTCAACCATCCTCGCCGTCCTCTACTGAAGATAGCGCTGAAGAGGGGTTAGTTGAGGTTTTCCTTGAAGCTAGCTATGGCACTGTCAATATCGGCGGACAATCGGCTCAACTCTTCTCCTATAACGGGCAGATACCCGGCCCTAAAATTGAAGCTCGCCCTGGCGATACGGTCCGCATCCGCTTTAGCAACAACCTCCCCGAGCCAACAAATCTCCACTACCACGGCTTGCACGTTCCTCCCACTGGCAATGCCGATAACGTCTTTCTAAACATCCCCAGCGGAGAAGTCTTCACTTACGAATTCACGATTCCCGACGACCATCCAGGAGGAACCTTTTACTACCATCCCCACCTCCACGGTTGGGTTGCCAGACAGGTATTTGGCGGTCTCGGTGGCATATTTGTTATTCGGGGGGAGATGGATGAAATTCCGGAAATTGAGGCTGCTCGAGAAGTCTTTCTATTCTTAAAAGACTTTGCTTTAGATGCCAGCGGTCGAGTTCCAGCACCCCATCATATGGAACAGATGCTGGGACGGGAAGGTCCTCTGGTGACTGTTAGCGGTCAGTCAAACCTCGATTTGTCTATTCCTCGCGGTGGCTTGCTGCGCTTGCGTCTGATTAATGCGTCCAACGCCCGCTTTTATCGGCTAACACTCGAAGATCACCCTCTTTATCTCATTGCTACAGATGGCATATCGCTATCCGAGCCAGTAGAGCTGAGAGAGTTGCTGTTAACTCCGGGAGAACGTGCGGACGTGCTCGTAAGAGGTGAAAGAGAGCCCGGACAGTATCGATTGCTGGATCTGCCTTACAACCGAGGGGGCATGGGAATGATGGGACGCGGCATGGGGTCGGGAATGATGGGGCCGATGGGACGCGGTCGTATGGGGCCGAGGATGGGGCCAGGTACGGATTTCTCCTCAGGCGGAGGCACCGCCCGGACTTTGGCCACTTTGACGTACCGAGGGCAGGTTGAGTCTATGGCTCTACCTCGGCAACTGATTCCCGTGGAAGCATTACCCGAACCCCAGACTGTGCGACGTTTCTCTCTAAACCACGGCATGAGGCCGGGTATGGGAATGGCCTTTTTAATTAACGGCTACACTTTCAACCATCAACGCATCGATACGCGGGTGTCCCTCAACACAGTAGAGGACTGGGAAATTGCCAATACAGGGACAATGGATCACCCCTTTCACCTCCATACCAATCCTTTTCAGGTGATTAGCCGGGATGGTCGGGCTGAAGCTTTTCGAGCCTGGAAAGACACAGTCCTCGTCCGGCCAGGGGAAGTGGTGCGCCTTCGAGTTCGATTTGCAGATTTTCCGGGCAAGGCCGTTTACCACTGCCATATTCTCGATCACGAAGACCTCGGCATGATGGGGATAATTCAAATGCAGGGGGGAAACTAA
- a CDS encoding aldehyde dehydrogenase family protein yields MQCLNYIDGRWVPARSGAVMESRNPADWRELVATAPQSDAADVDAAVAAARRAYRSWRLVPAPVRAESVRRIGELLLERKAELAQLMTREMGKPLEETRGDVQEGIDCAFYYAGEGRRLFGQTTPSELGNKFAMTVRVPIGVCGLITPWNFPIAIPCWKSLPALVCGNAIAFKPARDTPACATLLTQIFEAAGLPAGVVNLVHGTGEAVGRALAEHPGIDLISLTGSSQTGAEVGATCGRTHKRVCLEMGGKNAQIVMEDADLDLALEGALWGAFGTTGQRCTATSRLILHRDIKAEFVSKLIELTGNLRLGSGLDPQTDVGPLINQAQRDRVIRYLDIARDEGAKLAIGGEVAREDDLQYGCFFQPTILDGVTPDMRVAREEIFGPVVSAIAVDSFDRAIQVLNDTPYGLSSSVYTRDVNRAFQAMRDLEAGITYINGPTIGAEVHLPFGGVKQTGNGHREAGSAALDVFSDWKTVYVDFSGQLQRAQIDNR; encoded by the coding sequence ATGCAGTGTCTGAATTACATCGACGGTCGCTGGGTGCCCGCGCGATCGGGGGCTGTGATGGAAAGTCGCAATCCTGCCGACTGGCGAGAGTTGGTGGCAACCGCGCCGCAGTCTGATGCGGCTGATGTCGATGCCGCCGTTGCCGCTGCCCGCCGCGCCTATCGAAGCTGGCGTCTCGTTCCCGCCCCGGTGCGGGCAGAATCTGTTCGCCGTATCGGCGAACTGTTGTTGGAGCGCAAAGCAGAACTGGCCCAACTGATGACTCGGGAAATGGGCAAACCTCTGGAGGAAACCCGAGGAGATGTGCAAGAGGGCATTGACTGCGCCTTCTACTACGCGGGGGAAGGGCGTCGCTTGTTCGGCCAAACCACCCCTTCGGAATTGGGCAATAAATTTGCCATGACGGTGCGAGTTCCCATTGGCGTCTGCGGCCTCATTACCCCGTGGAATTTCCCCATTGCCATTCCTTGCTGGAAGTCTCTCCCAGCCCTGGTTTGCGGGAATGCGATCGCCTTCAAACCGGCCAGAGACACCCCTGCTTGCGCCACCCTTTTGACTCAAATTTTTGAGGCCGCCGGTCTGCCTGCTGGCGTCGTCAACCTGGTCCACGGCACGGGAGAGGCCGTCGGTCGAGCCCTCGCGGAGCATCCCGGCATCGACCTCATCTCGCTGACCGGATCGTCGCAGACGGGGGCCGAAGTGGGGGCCACCTGCGGGCGCACCCACAAGCGCGTTTGTCTGGAAATGGGCGGGAAGAACGCCCAGATTGTGATGGAGGATGCCGATTTAGACCTGGCCCTCGAAGGTGCTCTGTGGGGAGCGTTTGGCACGACGGGACAGCGATGCACTGCCACCAGTCGTCTCATTCTGCATCGCGATATCAAAGCTGAGTTTGTCAGTAAACTGATCGAACTGACCGGCAATTTGCGACTGGGGTCCGGCCTCGATCCTCAAACTGATGTCGGTCCTCTGATTAACCAAGCTCAGCGCGATCGCGTCATACGCTATCTCGACATTGCCCGCGACGAGGGAGCGAAGCTGGCGATCGGAGGGGAAGTGGCGAGGGAGGACGACCTGCAATACGGCTGCTTTTTCCAACCCACGATTTTGGATGGCGTAACGCCGGATATGCGCGTTGCCCGAGAGGAAATTTTCGGTCCCGTTGTATCGGCGATCGCCGTGGACTCGTTCGATCGGGCCATTCAAGTGCTGAACGACACCCCCTACGGTCTCTCCTCCTCTGTCTACACGCGGGATGTCAACCGCGCCTTTCAAGCCATGCGCGATCTTGAAGCAGGCATCACTTATATCAACGGTCCCACCATCGGCGCAGAAGTTCACCTGCCGTTTGGGGGCGTCAAGCAGACGGGGAACGGCCACCGCGAAGCCGGGAGCGCAGCCCTCGATGTGTTTTCGGACTGGAAGACGGTCTATGTGGACTTTTCCGGTCAATTACAGCGGGCTCAAATTGATAACCGTTGA
- a CDS encoding acetyl ornithine aminotransferase family protein, which yields MWTFPVNYSGLKLITVEDAMFDALSNPTLPRFPKLVAPLPGPRARASIDRDLAVSSPSYTRAYPLVVARGQGCSIEDVDGNVFLDFTAGIAVTATGHAHPQVVEAIQQQATQFLHMSGTDFYYAPMLELAEALAARAPFPEPDSGTRARVFFTNSGTESVEGAVKLARYSTGRSRIVACLGGFHGRTYGSMSLTASKAVQCRGFGPLLPGVTHIPYGSHASLDDLERELFPSMLPPDEIAAIVVEPIQGEGGYIVPEDGFLQRVRGICDRHRILMVVDEVQSGMGRTGKLFAIEHWGVQPDIVTLAKGIASGLPLGAILSRPELMTWPPGSHANTFGGNPVACAAAKVTLGLLETELIENARQMGEALQVGLTQLAARFDNVSLPRGKGLMVAIDLFDRDRNPDPNLRDRIVDRAFHRGLLLLGCGKAAIRFCPPLVVEREQIQVALQILAEVLKDL from the coding sequence ATGTGGACTTTTCCGGTCAATTACAGCGGGCTCAAATTGATAACCGTTGAGGATGCCATGTTTGATGCATTGTCCAACCCCACGCTGCCTCGGTTTCCGAAACTGGTCGCGCCGCTGCCGGGGCCTCGCGCCCGCGCTTCGATCGATCGCGATCTAGCCGTGTCTTCCCCCTCCTACACCCGCGCCTATCCGCTGGTGGTGGCTCGCGGCCAGGGTTGCTCGATTGAAGATGTGGATGGCAATGTCTTTTTGGACTTTACGGCAGGAATTGCGGTCACAGCCACCGGTCACGCCCATCCCCAAGTGGTTGAGGCCATTCAACAGCAGGCGACTCAATTCCTGCACATGTCGGGCACAGATTTTTACTACGCTCCCATGCTGGAGTTAGCCGAAGCCCTGGCCGCGCGCGCACCGTTTCCAGAGCCGGACAGTGGCACTCGCGCGCGCGTATTTTTCACCAACTCCGGCACGGAGTCGGTGGAAGGCGCAGTTAAACTAGCTCGCTACTCCACAGGTAGGTCTCGGATTGTTGCCTGCCTCGGCGGCTTTCACGGACGCACCTACGGCTCGATGTCCCTCACGGCGTCCAAAGCTGTCCAGTGTCGGGGGTTCGGCCCCCTCCTCCCCGGTGTCACCCACATTCCCTACGGCAGCCATGCCAGCCTCGATGACCTGGAACGGGAACTGTTTCCCTCGATGCTGCCGCCGGACGAGATCGCGGCAATTGTGGTGGAGCCCATTCAAGGGGAAGGGGGCTATATCGTGCCGGAGGATGGATTTCTGCAGCGGGTGCGCGGGATTTGCGATCGCCATCGCATTTTGATGGTGGTAGATGAAGTCCAGTCGGGCATGGGGCGGACGGGCAAGCTATTTGCGATCGAGCATTGGGGCGTCCAACCCGATATTGTCACGTTGGCAAAAGGCATTGCTAGCGGTTTGCCGCTGGGGGCGATCCTGTCGCGACCGGAACTGATGACTTGGCCTCCCGGCTCCCATGCCAACACCTTTGGGGGCAATCCCGTCGCCTGTGCGGCAGCCAAGGTCACGTTGGGACTTCTGGAAACCGAGCTGATTGAAAATGCGCGCCAAATGGGAGAGGCATTGCAGGTGGGCCTAACGCAGCTCGCCGCTCGCTTCGACAACGTTTCTCTGCCTCGGGGGAAAGGGTTGATGGTGGCGATCGATCTGTTCGATCGCGATCGCAATCCCGATCCAAATTTGCGCGATCGCATCGTCGATCGCGCCTTCCATCGCGGTCTTTTACTGCTCGGTTGCGGCAAAGCTGCCATTCGATTTTGTCCCCCCCTAGTCGTCGAACGCGAACAGATTCAGGTTGCCTTGCAAATCCTTGCTGAAGTGTTGAAAGATCTCTGA
- a CDS encoding RES family NAD+ phosphorylase, protein MLLILLYRIVKEKYLDNFSGQGKSFIDGARWNQPGLPVLYFASSPAVALLEMANYLPSPRLVPKSYRLGIYELPEDVSCETLTIAQMPKDWAKYPYPASTQAMGSDWLTRSTSLCLLVPSAAIPAGLEQIVAINPNHPEIGSLKRVDVKTDLYNERAFQGIK, encoded by the coding sequence ATTCTCCTGATACTGCTTTACCGGATTGTCAAGGAGAAATATCTCGACAACTTCTCAGGACAGGGTAAATCCTTTATCGACGGCGCTCGCTGGAATCAGCCAGGACTGCCGGTACTCTATTTTGCATCCAGTCCTGCGGTGGCCCTTCTAGAGATGGCCAACTACCTTCCGTCACCCCGACTTGTCCCCAAAAGCTATCGGCTCGGGATCTACGAATTGCCCGAAGATGTGTCTTGTGAAACACTAACCATCGCACAAATGCCGAAAGACTGGGCCAAGTACCCTTATCCAGCAAGCACTCAAGCAATGGGCAGCGACTGGCTGACACGGTCGACTAGCCTGTGTCTGCTGGTACCCAGCGCAGCCATACCCGCCGGTTTAGAGCAGATAGTGGCGATAAACCCCAACCATCCGGAGATTGGCAGCCTGAAACGAGTTGATGTGAAAACAGACTTGTATAACGAACGAGCGTTTCAAGGCATCAAATAA
- a CDS encoding antitoxin Xre/MbcA/ParS toxin-binding domain-containing protein has protein sequence MSENMNVAALLENVNVSPEVLTDRGAFIQAVRQGIPGLAVKQAVAVLGERELFIRLLDTTSANLSRFYRKKALTRADSEEVLDTLRLFQYAVTAFEDKEIAQEWLHTRIPALAGERPVDLFDTFEGRTLVRESLRAIEYGEFS, from the coding sequence ATGAGCGAAAACATGAATGTTGCGGCGTTATTAGAAAATGTGAATGTCTCCCCTGAGGTTCTGACCGACCGTGGCGCGTTCATACAGGCTGTTCGTCAAGGCATTCCGGGTCTAGCCGTCAAACAGGCCGTCGCCGTCTTGGGCGAGCGAGAGCTGTTTATCCGGTTGCTGGATACCACCTCAGCGAACCTGAGCCGCTTCTATCGCAAGAAGGCGCTGACCCGCGCCGACAGCGAGGAAGTGCTCGATACATTGCGCCTGTTCCAGTACGCCGTTACCGCGTTTGAAGATAAAGAGATTGCGCAGGAATGGCTGCATACCCGCATTCCTGCCTTGGCCGGAGAGCGTCCGGTCGACCTGTTCGATACCTTTGAAGGGCGCACTTTAGTGAGGGAATCGCTGCGCGCGATTGAGTACGGCGAATTCTCCTGA
- a CDS encoding NblA/ycf18 family protein: MNGPGTLKMEQQFRLQVMREAVKSADREQLEEFFLELTRQLMLKDNWIQHMFKECYLPDFSSLKVQ; encoded by the coding sequence ATGAACGGCCCAGGAACGCTCAAAATGGAGCAGCAGTTTAGGCTGCAAGTGATGAGAGAAGCAGTCAAGTCTGCCGATCGCGAGCAATTAGAGGAGTTTTTCCTCGAACTGACGCGACAGTTAATGCTGAAAGACAATTGGATTCAGCACATGTTCAAAGAGTGCTATCTCCCGGATTTCTCAAGCTTGAAAGTTCAATAA
- a CDS encoding DUF1338 domain-containing protein, with protein MKRIQIALQLWERLWQTYLGRVPYARIYQQTIEAAGGAIANDHIAFRSLRLDTETPHGAIDLGILYLAWMFESLGYEVAGEYEFPDRHLYARHYLHPERDRFALPKLFISELLVDELPSPIVQSIYQSVRSGHFADVQTLKQTIETASNDFAIQQTADRLQTVFTRPWNPPLRSVVEAVNKVSQYGAWVLLHGYAVNHFTGYVNAQNTPHFPDIESTALALAERGVPMKVAIEGSWGSGLRQTATHAVIEMVSVRDDETGASMQIPWPYAYFEIAERNWVEVSPGQTELFEGFLGAQAQNLFEMTRKAM; from the coding sequence ATGAAACGCATTCAGATAGCGCTCCAACTGTGGGAGCGACTCTGGCAGACCTACCTCGGCCGAGTTCCCTACGCCCGAATTTATCAACAGACGATCGAAGCAGCGGGGGGAGCGATCGCCAACGACCACATTGCCTTTCGCTCGCTGCGTCTCGACACCGAAACTCCCCACGGAGCAATCGACTTGGGGATTCTCTACCTCGCCTGGATGTTTGAATCTTTAGGCTACGAAGTGGCAGGAGAATATGAATTCCCAGACCGGCATCTCTACGCGCGTCACTACCTGCATCCCGAGCGCGATCGGTTTGCATTACCCAAACTCTTCATCAGCGAACTCTTAGTAGACGAGCTGCCTTCCCCCATTGTGCAGTCGATTTACCAAAGCGTTCGGTCCGGCCACTTTGCGGACGTGCAAACCCTGAAGCAAACCATCGAGACGGCCTCCAACGATTTCGCTATACAACAGACAGCCGATCGCCTCCAAACGGTCTTCACCCGTCCCTGGAACCCTCCCCTGCGTTCCGTCGTTGAAGCCGTCAATAAAGTCAGTCAATACGGAGCTTGGGTCTTACTGCACGGCTATGCCGTCAACCACTTTACGGGTTACGTCAACGCCCAAAACACCCCCCATTTCCCCGATATTGAAAGCACAGCCCTCGCTCTGGCGGAACGGGGAGTACCGATGAAAGTGGCGATCGAAGGCAGTTGGGGCAGTGGTCTGCGTCAAACCGCAACCCATGCGGTGATCGAAATGGTTTCAGTGCGGGATGACGAGACTGGAGCCTCGATGCAAATTCCTTGGCCCTATGCCTACTTCGAGATTGCCGAGCGCAATTGGGTCGAAGTTTCTCCGGGGCAGACCGAACTATTTGAAGGGTTCCTCGGAGCTCAAGCCCAGAACTTATTTGAGATGACTCGAAAGGCGATGTAG
- a CDS encoding helix-turn-helix transcriptional regulator — translation MIVTARTTSIKLKAKLFRGFSDGSRLAILEALRTGSRTVGEIVEATGLSQSNASNHLSCLKDCGLVVSTQQGRYVSYQLSDPRAIEMLALADELLADVAKGVYECTRYNCSEES, via the coding sequence ATGATCGTCACTGCTCGAACAACTTCTATCAAGTTGAAGGCCAAGCTTTTCCGTGGCTTTTCAGATGGCTCGCGATTGGCCATCTTGGAGGCGCTGCGAACGGGTTCGCGCACTGTCGGTGAAATTGTTGAGGCAACTGGATTGAGTCAGTCGAATGCCTCCAATCACCTGAGCTGTCTCAAAGATTGCGGACTGGTCGTTTCTACCCAGCAGGGACGTTACGTCAGCTACCAGCTAAGCGATCCGCGAGCGATCGAAATGTTGGCACTAGCAGATGAATTGCTAGCGGATGTGGCAAAGGGTGTTTACGAATGCACTCGCTACAATTGCTCGGAGGAGTCGTGA